One genomic segment of bacterium includes these proteins:
- a CDS encoding radical SAM protein, whose product MKRNKSFRTSICPVCGKEKIFSEAIGACRDCLLSYPELRNQILKRHNDIRSLFKIPPFPRKEGNIACGLCANKCYLKEGEMGVCGARIARDEKVVPLAGDEAIVEWYKDPLPTNCVADWVCPGCSGSGYPRYSYSPKAEIGYYNLAVFFGACSFNCLFCQNWHYRTLDRKRRAEELVEDVKERVSCICFFGGDPTPQLEFAIKSSELALRERKGKILRICWETNGSMSKEKLEEMAELSLMSGGCIKIDIKAWTDEVYFALTGTQARDRVFENFAFLARYIKRRPDPPFLVASTLLVPGYVDEEEVEGIARFIASLDRNIPFALLAFYPCFQMRDLPTTSRQHAERCLEKARATGLTNVRVGNIHILSPLDYK is encoded by the coding sequence ATGAAGAGAAATAAGTCATTTAGAACTTCCATCTGCCCTGTTTGTGGAAAGGAGAAAATCTTCTCTGAGGCTATAGGAGCTTGTCGTGATTGCCTTCTCTCATATCCCGAACTCCGAAACCAAATTTTAAAGAGACATAACGATATTCGCTCCCTTTTCAAAATCCCACCTTTTCCTCGGAAAGAAGGCAATATCGCTTGCGGATTGTGTGCGAATAAATGTTATTTAAAGGAAGGAGAAATGGGAGTTTGCGGAGCGAGAATAGCAAGAGATGAAAAGGTCGTTCCTTTGGCTGGCGATGAAGCAATCGTTGAGTGGTATAAGGACCCTCTTCCCACAAATTGCGTTGCGGATTGGGTTTGTCCCGGATGTAGTGGAAGCGGCTATCCTCGCTATTCTTATTCGCCGAAGGCGGAGATTGGCTACTACAATCTCGCTGTATTCTTCGGCGCCTGTAGTTTCAATTGTCTTTTCTGCCAAAATTGGCATTATAGAACACTTGATAGAAAGAGACGCGCTGAGGAACTCGTTGAGGATGTAAAGGAAAGGGTATCCTGCATTTGCTTCTTCGGTGGTGACCCCACACCCCAGCTTGAATTCGCGATAAAATCCTCGGAATTAGCGTTGAGGGAAAGGAAGGGGAAAATCTTGAGAATCTGTTGGGAGACGAACGGGAGTATGTCAAAAGAAAAGCTGGAGGAGATGGCAGAGCTATCACTAATGAGCGGAGGATGTATAAAGATAGATATAAAGGCTTGGACAGATGAAGTCTATTTCGCCCTAACCGGCACACAGGCGAGGGATAGGGTATTTGAGAATTTCGCCTTTCTTGCAAGATATATCAAGAGGCGTCCCGACCCTCCCTTCCTCGTTGCCAGCACTCTTCTCGTTCCGGGATATGTGGATGAGGAGGAGGTTGAGGGCATAGCGAGATTTATCGCTTCATTGGATAGAAACATACCCTTCGCCCTTCTCGCTTTCTATCCCTGTTTTCAGATGAGGGACCTTCCCACAACTTCCCGCCAGCACGCTGAGAGATGTTTGGAAAAAGCAAGGGCAACGGGCTTGACTAATGTCCGAGTAGGTAATATCCATATTTTATCTCCATTGGATTATAAATAA